In the genome of Vicia villosa cultivar HV-30 ecotype Madison, WI linkage group LG7, Vvil1.0, whole genome shotgun sequence, one region contains:
- the LOC131620477 gene encoding FBD-associated F-box protein At4g10400-like gives MASKRLKEVENDMISTLPDPILCHILSFLPTRTSVAKMSLVSRRWRHLWKHLDAFHFDDSDWNGEFRKLFKRFAFFANAVLSLRKSRNIRKFHLSCTISDFYKFSGDCIDVWLDAALGPHLEELDLTIDNAYGTRLCLLPRSFFNCTNLVSLSLLGSIHMRIHSSVHFPSLKKLKIDPGIMELDTDIVQNEIDIMDPLVPFLSGCPVLQTIDTYFDSSFLTKVPVPSSSKRLKSSQRSFSWTCLEIDSDWLKPMGIGGIAKTTLGIIGNFQNVEEAYLDVFSLRPSDFVDPILCLLHHQNGDLHLLFRHSTSKRPLCNPVLNYPEFCNLNHLKFILPCFNNNLMLNVLVKCHVLQVLIIQCSKEEQPPFGSWELESTTVPKCLKSHLTYIHIEGYQGFEDELAFAEYILHNGQILDTMLISFDTSMDLTNKYCSRKRLTDIPRGSVTCQLKFDPNVSP, from the exons ATGGCGTCGAAACGACTGAAAGAAGTAGAAAACGACATGATAAGCACTCTACCAGACCCTATTCTCTGCCATATACTCTCCTTCCTCCCAACGAGAACCTCCGTCGCGAAGATGAGCCTTGTGTCTCGCCGGTGGCGCCACCTCTGGAAGCATCTCGACGCCTTCCACTTTGACGACTCCGACTGGAACGGCGAATTTCGCAAACTGTTCAAAAGGTTTGCATTTTTTGCGAACGCCGTGCTTTCCCTCCGTAAATCTCGCAACATTCGAAAATTCCATCTCAGTTGCACCATCTCGGATTTTTACAAGTTTTCCGGCGACTGCATTGACGTGTGGCTCGACGCTGCCCTCGGGCCCCACCTTGAAGAGCTGGATCTCACCATTGACAACGCCTATGGAACACGACTCTGTCTCCTCCCTCGTTCTTTCTTCAACTGTACCAATCTCGTTTCTCTCAG TCTACTTGGTTCAATCCATATGAGGATCCATTCTTCGGTTCATTTTCCGTCGTTGAAGAAGTTGAAAATCGACCCAGGCATTATGGAGCTTGATACAGACATTGTGCAAAACGAGATTGACATTATGGATCCGTTAGTTCCCTTTCTCTCTGGCTGCCCTGTGCTACAAACTATTGATACTTACTTTGATTCTTCATTCTTGACCAAAGTTCCAGTGCCATCTTCCTCCAAGAGGTTGAAATCTTCCCAACGGAGTTTCTCTTGGACTTGCCTTGAAATAGATTCTGATTGGCTTAAACCAATGGGCATTGGTGGCATAGCCAAAACCACACTGGGTATCATTGGCAACTTTCAAAATGTGGAGGAAGCATATCTCGATGTTTTTTCTCTGCGCCCGAGTGATTTTGTCGACCCTATACTCTGCCTCCTCCACCATCAAAATGGTGATTTACATCTACTTTTCCGTCATTCCACATCAAAg AGGCCACTTTGCAACCCCGTTCTAAATTATCCAGAATTTTGCAATTTAAATCATCTGAAGTTCATTCTTCCTTGCTTCAACAATAATCTGATGCTCAACGTGCTTGTGAAATGTCATGTGCTTCAAGTTCTCATAATTCAATGTAGCAAG GAGGAGCAACCACCTTTCGGATCATGGGAGCTAGAGTCAACAACAGTTCCAAAATGTCTCAAATCCCACCTGACATATATTCACATAGAAGGATATCAAGGATTTGAAGACGAGCTAGCATTTGCTGAATATATTTTGCATAACGGACAGATTTTGGACACAATGCTTATTTCATTTGATACTTCCATGGACCTCACAAACAAGTATTGTTCTCGCAAAAGATTAACCGATATACCAAGGGGCTCTGTCACATGCCAACTTAAATTTGACCCGAATGTGTCTCCTTAA